A region from the Gemmatimonadota bacterium genome encodes:
- a CDS encoding aminotransferase class III-fold pyridoxal phosphate-dependent enzyme: MILFAQLPDIELAQPADFQDDPVEEWQGRSPPSAWRRWNFARRLWLRGLLSRAKHAGLAGHPRWAQRLAKLAPGFQYGAGEILGLDGAPSGIMERRKAALAELGGTARERAPRTLAASARVQRGLSDADFVDRYRVPFPFRDLVRTALPVGTMAVATEGGKLRDLDGNLTWDLGGSYGVSLFGVDFYRQAIRRGVERAEGLGLVLGPLHPIVEDNVRRLQAVSGLDEVSFHMSGTEAVMQAVRLARYHTRRSHIVRFSGAYHGWWDGVQAGVGNPRPPHEVYTLAEQSEATLRFLRAADDVACVLVNPIQAMHPNAAPPTDAALLTGVRTGGLDREGYATWLRQLRDVCTARGIVLILDEVMLGFRLARGGVQEYFGVAADLVTYGKSLGGGLPVGVLCGRRGLMRRYREDRPADVCLARGTFNAHPYVMATMNEFLRHIDRAEVRAHYHTLEATWHGRAQRLNDRLTAADVPVRMVPMVSVWSTTFTAPGRYHWMLQYYLRRAGLALSWIGTGRLIFPHDLTDADVEEIIERFTAATVRMKEDGWFWRDDAVTAKGISRSVTRALVRAALGRAPSGRSTRP; the protein is encoded by the coding sequence ATGATTCTTTTCGCGCAGCTGCCCGACATCGAGCTCGCCCAACCCGCCGATTTTCAGGATGACCCGGTGGAGGAGTGGCAGGGGAGATCGCCGCCCTCGGCGTGGAGACGCTGGAACTTCGCGCGTCGCCTGTGGCTGCGCGGACTCCTCAGCCGTGCGAAGCACGCGGGGCTCGCCGGACACCCGCGCTGGGCGCAGCGATTGGCGAAGCTCGCTCCAGGCTTTCAATACGGCGCCGGGGAGATCCTCGGTCTCGATGGCGCTCCATCCGGCATTATGGAACGGCGGAAGGCTGCCTTGGCCGAGTTGGGAGGCACCGCACGTGAGCGCGCCCCTCGCACCCTCGCGGCGAGTGCGCGCGTGCAACGCGGCCTCTCCGACGCCGACTTCGTCGACCGATATCGCGTGCCCTTCCCCTTCCGCGACCTCGTGCGCACGGCGCTCCCCGTCGGCACCATGGCGGTCGCGACGGAAGGCGGCAAACTGCGCGACCTCGACGGCAACCTGACCTGGGACCTCGGCGGGTCCTACGGCGTGAGCCTCTTCGGCGTTGACTTCTACCGCCAGGCGATACGCCGGGGGGTGGAACGCGCCGAGGGCCTCGGACTGGTCCTCGGCCCCTTGCATCCAATAGTTGAGGACAACGTGCGGAGACTGCAGGCTGTCTCTGGCCTGGATGAAGTGTCCTTCCACATGTCGGGCACAGAGGCCGTGATGCAGGCCGTACGGCTCGCGCGCTACCACACCCGGCGATCTCACATCGTGCGCTTCTCCGGGGCGTACCATGGCTGGTGGGATGGAGTACAGGCCGGCGTGGGCAACCCGCGCCCCCCGCATGAGGTCTACACCCTGGCCGAACAGTCGGAGGCTACGCTGCGTTTTCTTCGCGCCGCCGATGACGTGGCGTGCGTGCTGGTGAATCCCATCCAGGCGATGCACCCGAACGCCGCACCTCCTACCGACGCCGCCCTGTTGACCGGCGTACGGACGGGTGGCCTTGATCGCGAGGGGTACGCCACCTGGCTGCGCCAACTACGCGACGTCTGCACCGCGCGCGGCATCGTACTGATTCTGGATGAAGTCATGCTGGGATTCCGCCTGGCACGCGGCGGCGTCCAGGAATACTTCGGCGTGGCGGCGGACCTGGTGACCTATGGCAAGAGCCTGGGCGGGGGGCTCCCGGTGGGCGTGCTGTGTGGGCGCCGCGGGTTGATGCGACGCTACCGCGAGGACCGCCCCGCCGACGTGTGCCTGGCGCGCGGCACCTTCAATGCGCACCCGTATGTGATGGCGACGATGAATGAGTTCCTTCGCCACATCGATCGTGCGGAGGTCCGGGCACACTACCACACGCTGGAGGCGACGTGGCACGGGCGCGCGCAACGCCTTAACGATCGCCTCACCGCCGCGGACGTCCCGGTGCGCATGGTCCCCATGGTGTCGGTGTGGAGCACAACCTTCACGGCGCCCGGCCGGTACCACTGGATGTTGCAGTACTACCTGCGCCGGGCCGGACTTGCGTTGAGCTGGATCGGCACCGGTCGCCTCATCTTCCCTCACGACCTCACCGACGCCGACGTGGAGGAGATCATCGAGCGCTTCACGGCGGCGACGGTGCGCATGAAGGAGGACGGCTGGTTCTGGCGTGACGACGCAGTCACCGCGAAGGGGATTTCCCGCAGCGTTACGCGGGCGTTGGTCCGCGCGGCTCTTGGACGTGCCCCATCGGGTCGATCCACTCGCCCCTGA
- a CDS encoding PQQ-binding-like beta-propeller repeat protein, whose translation MAPPVFSLRRAAFTAGTVALAATAAVLGRFSPLDAVQGKATVRGNVPGEWRFWGADAWSTRYSPLDQINASNFGSLTKAWQWNAGAFGSDEYYRTTPLYANGRLFTVATTRRITAAIDPATGETLWMHRLNEGIRWQKAPRQFAGRGPSYWTDGPNERIIVVTPGYHMVSLDAKTGIPDPKFGKNGVVDLMDGLGLPLVPLAVDDSGSFIISDAAPYRQAKPGETWNPVTKTGADGTVGIDPKLGQIAASSPAIIVNDVIVVGNSSIHGYYPIKVRNIPGYIRGFDIRTGRQMWRFNLVPQPGEFGAETWKNGSKIGTEGVGKNDAWATYSADPELGLAYIPVGMPLMDEYGGHRPGDNLYGNSLIALDVKTGKRKWHFQMVHHDIWDYDTPMAPNLMDVTVDGRPRKIITQSTKQGWLYTFDRATGEPIWPMPETPVLQSDVPGEQTAATQPIPSKPAPYAQQGLLESDVIDFTPAIKDSALKIAKRCRMGPYYIPGGSVDSPQYKCAWYAPGASGGVNIDGGAAVDPETGHIYVASLIGLSTIALQKDPCSEFRYSSPRDNCGLPGALPPPPGYTPPTNRGGGFEGRGGIPNQIGGVSILKSKQMGGITAYNMNTGDKAWWIPNGRAPKVTSNSPLFAGVTLPPGNSRGQAQIITTKSLLIYGQGRSGGAPDETPSLYAVDKATGKEVGAVKLPEKTTAVPMTFMHNGKQYIVFAMGAGANTSLMALKLPEKK comes from the coding sequence ATGGCGCCTCCGGTCTTTTCGCTCCGACGTGCAGCCTTCACGGCTGGCACCGTCGCCCTCGCGGCCACTGCCGCCGTCCTCGGCCGCTTCTCTCCACTCGACGCCGTTCAAGGCAAGGCCACGGTGCGGGGCAATGTCCCCGGCGAGTGGCGCTTCTGGGGCGCGGATGCCTGGAGCACGCGATACTCGCCGCTCGACCAGATCAACGCGAGCAACTTTGGCAGCCTGACCAAGGCCTGGCAGTGGAACGCCGGGGCGTTCGGCAGCGACGAGTACTATCGCACGACCCCGTTGTACGCCAACGGACGGCTGTTCACCGTCGCCACCACGCGCCGCATCACGGCGGCCATCGATCCGGCCACGGGTGAGACGTTATGGATGCACCGGCTCAACGAAGGGATCCGCTGGCAAAAGGCGCCACGCCAGTTCGCCGGACGTGGTCCCTCCTACTGGACGGACGGGCCTAACGAGCGCATCATCGTCGTGACGCCGGGCTACCACATGGTCTCCCTCGACGCCAAGACCGGCATCCCGGACCCGAAGTTCGGCAAGAATGGCGTGGTGGACCTCATGGACGGCCTCGGCCTTCCCCTCGTCCCGCTGGCGGTGGACGACTCCGGCTCGTTTATCATCTCGGACGCCGCCCCCTATCGGCAGGCGAAGCCCGGCGAAACGTGGAACCCGGTGACGAAGACCGGCGCGGATGGCACCGTCGGGATCGATCCGAAGCTCGGCCAGATCGCCGCGTCGTCGCCGGCCATCATCGTGAACGACGTCATCGTGGTCGGCAACTCGTCGATCCATGGCTACTACCCCATCAAGGTGCGCAACATCCCCGGGTACATCCGCGGCTTCGATATCCGCACCGGTCGACAGATGTGGCGCTTCAACCTCGTGCCGCAGCCGGGAGAGTTTGGCGCGGAGACGTGGAAGAATGGCTCGAAGATCGGCACCGAAGGGGTCGGGAAGAATGATGCGTGGGCGACCTACTCCGCGGATCCGGAACTCGGCCTGGCTTACATCCCGGTGGGCATGCCGTTGATGGACGAATACGGCGGACACCGCCCCGGCGACAACCTGTATGGAAACTCGCTGATCGCGCTCGACGTCAAGACCGGCAAGCGGAAGTGGCACTTCCAGATGGTGCACCACGACATCTGGGACTACGACACGCCGATGGCCCCGAACCTCATGGACGTGACCGTGGACGGTCGTCCGCGAAAGATCATCACGCAGAGCACCAAGCAGGGGTGGCTGTACACCTTTGATCGCGCGACGGGCGAGCCGATCTGGCCGATGCCAGAGACGCCGGTGCTCCAGAGCGACGTCCCGGGCGAGCAGACGGCCGCGACGCAGCCGATCCCCTCGAAGCCGGCCCCGTACGCGCAGCAGGGGTTGCTCGAAAGCGACGTCATCGACTTCACGCCGGCCATCAAGGACTCCGCCCTCAAGATCGCCAAGCGCTGCCGCATGGGCCCGTACTACATCCCGGGCGGTTCGGTGGACTCGCCCCAATACAAGTGCGCGTGGTACGCACCAGGGGCAAGCGGTGGCGTGAACATCGACGGCGGTGCGGCGGTCGACCCGGAGACCGGGCACATCTACGTGGCCTCGCTGATCGGCCTGAGCACCATCGCGCTGCAGAAGGACCCCTGCTCCGAGTTCCGGTACAGCTCGCCCCGGGACAACTGCGGATTGCCGGGCGCCCTTCCGCCGCCCCCGGGGTACACGCCGCCCACCAATCGTGGCGGCGGCTTCGAGGGACGCGGCGGCATCCCCAACCAGATCGGCGGCGTATCGATCCTCAAGTCGAAGCAGATGGGCGGGATCACCGCGTACAACATGAACACGGGCGACAAGGCCTGGTGGATCCCGAACGGCCGTGCGCCAAAGGTCACCAGCAACTCGCCGCTCTTTGCCGGTGTCACGCTCCCGCCGGGCAACTCGCGTGGGCAGGCGCAGATCATCACCACCAAGTCGCTGTTGATCTATGGCCAGGGACGCAGTGGGGGAGCGCCCGACGAGACGCCGTCGCTCTACGCCGTGGACAAGGCGACCGGCAAGGAAGTCGGCGCCGTGAAGCTCCCCGAGAAGACCACGGCCGTGCCGATGACGTTCATGCACAACGGCAAGCAGTACATCGTCTTCGCCATGGGCGCGGGGGCCAACACGTCCTTGATGGCGCTCAAGCTCCCCGAAAAGAAGTGA
- the psd gene encoding phosphatidylserine decarboxylase (Phosphatidylserine decarboxylase is synthesized as a single chain precursor. Generation of the pyruvoyl active site from a Ser is coupled to cleavage of a Gly-Ser bond between the larger (beta) and smaller (alpha chains). It is an integral membrane protein.), translated as MRHLGRAIPEELNFLLTNRVPRRLITRAAGWYAGIRSRALTRVSVSVWQHFGGSLHLEEAVPREYLTLRDVFTRQLKPGARPIDVAPQVRVSPCDGEVMACGRIDAGTLVQAKGLHYRLDELVGDPKLAAHHHDGTFVTLRLRSTFYHRFHAPCDATLEVVRVIAGDTWNVNPITVRRLENLYCRNARAILTLRSTHAPDERLTLVAVAAILVSDVRLTHLGGARPSGEPLRHPISVHRGDELGWFENGSTIVVLASPGLLPAPAVREGALIRVGEPLLLQADTPAPHSSAHVHDHA; from the coding sequence GTGCGGCACCTCGGTCGCGCGATACCAGAGGAACTGAACTTCCTCCTCACGAATCGCGTCCCGCGTCGCCTGATCACCCGCGCTGCGGGGTGGTACGCGGGGATCAGGTCACGCGCGCTCACGCGCGTGTCGGTGTCGGTCTGGCAGCACTTCGGGGGCTCCCTGCACCTCGAGGAGGCCGTGCCCCGCGAGTATCTCACGCTGCGCGACGTGTTTACGCGCCAGCTTAAGCCCGGTGCACGTCCCATCGATGTGGCACCCCAGGTGCGCGTCAGCCCCTGTGACGGCGAGGTGATGGCGTGCGGCCGGATCGACGCAGGTACGCTCGTGCAAGCCAAGGGGCTGCACTACCGATTGGACGAGCTGGTGGGTGACCCGAAGCTCGCGGCGCATCACCACGATGGGACCTTCGTCACGCTCCGGCTCCGCTCGACGTTCTACCACCGATTTCACGCGCCATGCGATGCCACGCTGGAGGTCGTGCGTGTCATTGCCGGCGATACGTGGAACGTCAACCCAATCACGGTACGTCGCCTCGAGAATCTCTACTGTCGCAACGCCCGGGCGATCCTGACCCTCCGTTCCACGCACGCGCCTGACGAACGCCTCACCCTGGTCGCGGTGGCGGCGATCCTGGTCTCGGATGTGCGCCTGACGCATCTCGGTGGCGCGCGACCGAGCGGCGAGCCGTTGCGCCACCCCATCTCAGTACACCGCGGCGACGAACTGGGCTGGTTCGAGAACGGCTCGACCATCGTCGTGCTCGCCAGCCCCGGACTCCTCCCCGCCCCTGCGGTGCGCGAAGGCGCGCTGATCCGGGTCGGGGAGCCGCTGCTCCTGCAAGCCGATACGCCTGCCCCTCACTCCAGCGCCCACGTCCATGACCATGCCTGA
- a CDS encoding c-type cytochrome produces the protein MRVASFLFVLTLVSRAPQLGAQTPPDSLTPPAQDSLRSTLTGVFTEEQAAKGKDVFLGQCQSCHTNADLTSADFKADWVGKMLSDFFTFLKETMPESEPGALSNEQYAAVTAYVLQLNGLPAGAVPLATTADSLATIKFEVPAAGLTALRPHARAARERFHAPPRTASARDPRR, from the coding sequence ATGCGCGTCGCATCGTTCCTGTTCGTCCTCACGCTGGTCAGCCGCGCTCCGCAGCTTGGAGCACAGACCCCGCCGGATTCGCTCACCCCTCCTGCCCAGGACTCGCTGCGGTCGACGCTGACCGGCGTCTTCACCGAGGAGCAGGCGGCCAAGGGGAAGGATGTCTTCCTTGGTCAGTGCCAGAGCTGCCACACCAACGCGGACCTCACCAGCGCGGATTTCAAGGCCGACTGGGTCGGGAAGATGCTCTCGGATTTCTTCACCTTCCTGAAGGAGACGATGCCGGAGAGCGAACCCGGGGCGCTGAGCAACGAGCAGTACGCCGCGGTGACCGCCTACGTGCTGCAGTTGAACGGCCTGCCGGCCGGCGCCGTCCCCCTCGCGACCACGGCCGACTCACTCGCCACGATCAAGTTCGAGGTTCCGGCCGCGGGGCTCACGGCCCTCCGTCCGCACGCGCGCGCGGCCCGCGAGCGCTTCCATGCGCCACCCCGGACCGCCTCCGCCCGCGACCCTCGACGCTAG
- a CDS encoding SDR family oxidoreductase — protein MREAASTQGFEITDRVVILTGGAGLLGSSWAHELSAAGAHVVVADRDGERATTVATTAPGARAVAVPVDLANPTEIRRLVTAARDEFGRIDAVVNAAAIDPKFDPESAATHTHSFTDFPLDAWQHALAVNLTAPFLLAQAAMPHLIEQCGTIVNIASTYGLVAPDQRLYEDATGTRGFKPPSYPVTKAGLLGLTRYLAAYCGPLGVRVNALAPGGVWAGHDDGFVLRYAWRTPLGRMADRDEYGRALRFLLSPGASYMTGACLVIDGGWTAW, from the coding sequence ATGCGTGAGGCCGCCTCCACGCAGGGATTCGAGATCACCGACCGCGTCGTAATCCTCACCGGCGGAGCCGGACTGCTGGGGTCATCGTGGGCGCACGAGTTGAGTGCTGCCGGCGCCCACGTGGTCGTCGCGGATCGGGATGGGGAACGCGCGACCACGGTGGCGACGACGGCGCCCGGTGCGCGCGCGGTGGCCGTGCCCGTCGACCTCGCGAACCCCACGGAGATCCGCCGCCTGGTGACCGCCGCCCGGGACGAGTTCGGGAGGATTGATGCCGTGGTGAATGCGGCCGCCATCGACCCGAAGTTCGATCCCGAGAGCGCAGCGACCCACACGCACAGCTTCACCGACTTCCCGCTCGACGCATGGCAGCATGCGCTTGCGGTGAACCTCACCGCGCCGTTCCTCCTGGCCCAGGCTGCGATGCCGCACCTGATCGAACAGTGCGGTACCATCGTCAACATTGCGTCGACCTATGGACTCGTCGCCCCGGATCAACGGCTGTACGAAGACGCCACGGGGACGCGCGGGTTCAAGCCACCGAGTTACCCGGTCACGAAGGCGGGGCTCCTTGGCCTGACGCGATATCTCGCCGCCTATTGCGGCCCACTCGGCGTTCGGGTGAACGCGCTGGCTCCGGGTGGCGTCTGGGCCGGACACGACGACGGGTTTGTCCTCCGTTATGCCTGGCGCACGCCGCTCGGCCGGATGGCGGATCGTGACGAGTACGGCCGTGCCCTCCGGTTCCTGCTCTCCCCCGGCGCGTCCTACATGACTGGTGCATGCTTGGTCATTGACGGAGGCTGGACCGCGTGGTGA
- a CDS encoding Gfo/Idh/MocA family oxidoreductase: MSAPALPYARPERRPATLRRVVVVGAGSIGQRHLRNLAELGIEAAALRTYRGTTGPLVGVPSLTTWDAVDVFAPDAIIIANPTALHSEVAVRAASAGYHLLVEKPLAHDVAAAVAACRAAAHAGVVALVGYHFRHHPSLQVMRDWIRQGAIGTPVHAQVTWGEYLPGWHPGEDHLTGYSARRALGGGAVLTLSHPIDYLRWLLGEVTEVSAMVSQSTPYTLDVEDVAHLTLRFASGVLAAVTLDYAQRPAEHTLRIVGLDGTLTWDARTGVARRTGPDGEVLEAGVAPGFQRNDLFRAELRHFAECVAGEATPACTMDDGLAAVRICVAAMRSSAWGRVVDA; this comes from the coding sequence GTGTCTGCCCCCGCCCTTCCCTACGCGCGCCCCGAGCGTCGCCCGGCCACGCTGCGACGTGTTGTCGTCGTGGGTGCCGGGTCGATTGGCCAGCGGCATCTCCGCAACCTTGCCGAGTTAGGCATCGAGGCGGCCGCCCTTCGCACCTACCGTGGTACCACCGGTCCCCTCGTCGGTGTGCCGTCGCTCACCACCTGGGATGCGGTCGATGTCTTTGCCCCGGATGCGATCATCATCGCCAACCCCACGGCGTTGCACAGCGAGGTCGCGGTGCGTGCGGCGTCCGCGGGGTATCACCTCCTGGTCGAGAAGCCACTCGCCCACGATGTGGCCGCCGCCGTCGCAGCGTGCCGTGCCGCGGCGCACGCGGGAGTCGTCGCGCTGGTCGGCTATCACTTTCGTCACCACCCGTCGTTGCAGGTCATGCGGGATTGGATCCGGCAGGGGGCGATCGGAACGCCCGTACACGCGCAGGTCACCTGGGGCGAGTACCTGCCGGGGTGGCATCCCGGTGAGGATCACCTGACCGGGTACAGCGCGCGCCGGGCCCTTGGCGGCGGCGCGGTCCTCACCCTGTCGCACCCCATCGACTACCTCCGCTGGCTGCTGGGCGAGGTGACGGAAGTGTCCGCGATGGTCTCGCAATCCACGCCGTACACGCTGGACGTCGAGGATGTGGCCCACCTGACGCTGCGGTTTGCCTCGGGGGTGCTCGCCGCCGTGACCCTTGACTACGCGCAGCGGCCTGCCGAGCACACGCTGCGCATCGTTGGCCTTGACGGCACGCTCACTTGGGATGCCCGCACCGGCGTGGCGCGACGCACCGGCCCGGACGGCGAGGTCCTGGAAGCCGGCGTCGCGCCGGGTTTCCAGCGCAATGACCTGTTTCGCGCGGAGCTTCGGCACTTTGCGGAGTGCGTCGCCGGAGAGGCGACGCCGGCGTGCACGATGGACGACGGCCTCGCGGCGGTGCGGATCTGCGTGGCCGCCATGCGCTCCTCCGCGTGGGGGCGCGTGGTCGATGCGTGA